One Streptomyces sp. R28 DNA window includes the following coding sequences:
- a CDS encoding glycosyltransferase family 4 protein: MLGNATSGGGSNRRALILVENLSVPFDRRVWQECTTLRDAGWEVHVICPRGEKRDTEPEAVIDGVRIHRYPLRAATGGPAGYLKEYGTALWHTARLARKVGPVHVVHACNPPDLLFLAARWLRRRGARFVFDQHDLVPELYLSRFDRGKDLLYRAVCALERRTYRAADIVLATNESYRDVAVSRGGRRPEDVFVVRSAPQIERFQPVPPEPELKRGKPHLLCYLGVMGPQDGVDYALRALAKLRDEFGRTDWHAVFVGSGDAFDAMVELSRQLGLSEQVQFTGRIPDADLVRYLSTADVCLSPDPRNPLNDVSTMNKVLEYMAMGRPIVSFDLKEARVSAGDAAVYAPANDEAQFAKLITVLLDDPEKRDRMGEIGQERISGQLSWRNSQASLLAAYAAACGDRGAVPASGPVRTGKKRQRS, encoded by the coding sequence TTGCTTGGTAATGCGACCAGCGGCGGGGGGTCGAACCGCCGCGCGCTGATTCTGGTGGAGAACCTGTCGGTGCCGTTCGACCGGCGGGTGTGGCAGGAGTGCACGACGCTGCGCGACGCGGGCTGGGAAGTGCACGTCATCTGTCCCCGGGGGGAGAAGCGCGACACGGAGCCGGAGGCGGTGATCGACGGGGTGCGGATCCACCGCTACCCGTTGCGCGCGGCCACCGGAGGCCCGGCCGGCTACCTGAAGGAGTACGGAACGGCGTTGTGGCACACGGCCCGGCTGGCCCGCAAGGTCGGCCCGGTCCACGTGGTTCACGCCTGCAACCCGCCCGACCTGCTGTTCCTGGCGGCACGGTGGCTCAGGCGGCGCGGCGCGCGGTTCGTCTTCGACCAGCACGACCTGGTACCCGAGCTGTACCTCTCCCGGTTCGACCGCGGCAAGGACCTGCTCTACCGCGCCGTGTGCGCGCTGGAACGGCGGACCTACCGGGCCGCGGACATCGTGCTCGCCACGAACGAGAGCTACCGGGACGTCGCGGTGAGCCGTGGCGGCCGGCGCCCTGAGGACGTCTTCGTGGTGCGCAGCGCGCCCCAGATCGAGCGGTTCCAACCGGTGCCGCCCGAGCCGGAGTTGAAGCGTGGCAAGCCTCATCTGCTGTGCTATCTGGGCGTCATGGGCCCACAGGACGGCGTCGACTACGCCTTGCGGGCCCTCGCGAAGCTGCGCGACGAGTTCGGGCGGACCGACTGGCATGCGGTGTTCGTCGGCTCCGGCGACGCCTTCGACGCGATGGTGGAGCTGTCCCGGCAGCTCGGGCTATCCGAGCAGGTGCAGTTCACCGGCCGCATTCCGGACGCCGACCTGGTGCGCTACCTGTCCACCGCCGACGTGTGCCTCTCCCCCGACCCGCGCAATCCGCTCAACGACGTGTCGACCATGAACAAGGTCCTGGAGTACATGGCGATGGGCCGGCCGATCGTCTCGTTCGACCTGAAGGAGGCACGCGTCTCCGCCGGTGACGCCGCCGTCTACGCGCCCGCCAACGACGAGGCCCAGTTCGCCAAGCTCATCACGGTGTTGCTGGACGATCCGGAGAAGCGGGACCGGATGGGCGAGATCGGCCAGGAGCGGATCAGCGGGCAGCTTTCCTGGCGGAACTCGCAGGCGTCGCTGCTCGCCGCCTATGCCGCCGCGTGCGGGGACCGCGGTGCGGTGCCGGCGAGCGGTCCGGTGCGCACAGGGAAGAAGAGGCAGCGCAGTTGA
- a CDS encoding nucleotide sugar dehydrogenase — translation MRVSVFGLGYVGCVSAACLASMGHEVIGVDVNQVKVDLVNDGKAPVVEERIGELIADVVRTGALRATKDVREAIMDSEVSLICVGTPSEPNGSLCTTYLERVTEEIGAALAERGGRHTVVFRSTMLPGTCLNLLVPILEKYVGGTAGVDIGVAVNPEFLREGTSVRDFFDPPKTVIGELDSASGDAVLALYDGLPGEVFRVPVPTAEAIKYADNAFHGLKIGFANELGAVCQALGVDSHQVMDVFLADRKLNISPAYLRPGFAFGGSCLPKDLRSLVYAAQRADVSVPILSHVLPSNADHLQRAVELVERTGKRRVGMFGLSFKPGTDDLRESPLVELAERLHGKGYDLRIHDANVSLSRLIGANREYIETRLPHLAQLLAESVDEVLEHAEVCLVGTRDPAVLSALPHGDGPVIVDLIRLPDAETRRAEPGYVGLAW, via the coding sequence ATGAGAGTCAGCGTTTTCGGGCTCGGCTACGTGGGCTGTGTGTCGGCCGCGTGCCTGGCCAGCATGGGCCACGAGGTCATCGGGGTGGACGTCAACCAGGTGAAGGTCGACCTGGTCAACGACGGCAAGGCCCCGGTGGTCGAGGAGCGGATCGGCGAGCTCATCGCCGACGTCGTGCGGACCGGAGCATTGCGCGCCACCAAGGACGTCCGCGAGGCGATCATGGACAGCGAGGTGTCGCTGATCTGTGTGGGTACGCCGTCGGAGCCCAACGGCAGCCTGTGCACCACCTACTTGGAGCGGGTCACCGAGGAGATCGGCGCCGCGCTGGCCGAGCGGGGCGGGCGGCACACCGTCGTGTTCCGCAGCACCATGCTCCCGGGCACCTGTCTGAACCTGTTGGTGCCGATCCTGGAGAAGTACGTCGGCGGCACGGCCGGGGTGGACATCGGGGTCGCGGTCAACCCGGAGTTCCTGCGCGAGGGCACGAGCGTGCGGGACTTCTTCGACCCGCCCAAGACCGTCATCGGCGAACTCGATTCGGCAAGCGGCGACGCGGTGCTGGCGCTGTACGACGGCTTGCCCGGCGAGGTGTTCCGGGTGCCGGTCCCGACGGCCGAGGCCATCAAGTACGCGGACAACGCGTTCCACGGCCTCAAGATCGGCTTCGCGAACGAGCTGGGCGCGGTGTGCCAGGCGCTCGGGGTGGACTCGCACCAGGTGATGGACGTGTTCCTGGCCGACCGCAAGCTGAACATCAGCCCCGCCTACCTGCGGCCCGGCTTCGCCTTCGGTGGCTCCTGCCTGCCCAAGGACCTGCGCAGCCTGGTGTACGCGGCGCAGCGGGCCGATGTCTCGGTGCCCATCCTCTCCCACGTGCTGCCCTCCAACGCCGACCATCTGCAGCGTGCGGTGGAGCTGGTCGAGCGCACCGGCAAGCGCCGGGTGGGAATGTTCGGGCTGTCCTTCAAACCCGGCACCGACGACCTCCGCGAGAGCCCGCTCGTCGAGCTGGCGGAGAGGCTCCACGGCAAGGGGTACGACCTGCGGATCCACGACGCCAACGTGAGCCTCTCCCGGCTGATCGGCGCGAACCGCGAGTACATCGAAACCCGGCTGCCGCACCTCGCGCAGCTGCTCGCGGAGTCCGTCGACGAGGTGCTCGAGCACGCCGAGGTGTGCCTGGTCGGAACCAGGGATCCAGCCGTGCTGTCGGCGCTGCCCCATGGCGACGGCCCGGTGATCGTCGACCTCATACGCCTTCCCGACGCCGAGACGCGTCGGGCCGAACCGGGGTACGTGGGCCTTGCTTGGTAA
- a CDS encoding sugar transferase has product MRQGGIVSPFPSAGGRLANGAIRQPAIDWEQRYRRTVIISDTVVTAFVVAAIGEFFGARDAANWHEKWGILAFGTELLVLGALAVSRAWAPAVLGQGAEEFRRLGRSLFTATVVLALGGIALTSRNIKLWIFVAIPAIALVTMTARYLLRLGLHKQRKEGRCLRPVLAAGSPATVRDLIIRTRKFPHIGWRVEAVCTTDGRGLDGDQLDGVPVVGRLTDVAKHVHHEGYRVVAVTPDPHWSPDRLQRLAWNLEGSDAEMVVAPVLMEVAGPRLHVDAVLGIPLLRVSMPTFTGGRRAVKGVVDRMGAAILLILFAPLMVLVGLLVLMDSRGGAFYRQRRVGKDGREFTILKFRTMVAGAHGARAELADRNEGAGLLFKLRRDPRVTRVGAVLRRYSLDELPQLFNVLTGSMSLVGPRPPLPEESAAYGPDIRRRLLVKPGLTGLWQISGRSDLSWEEAVRLDLRYVEDWSLALDTVILWKTLRAVLYGQGAY; this is encoded by the coding sequence GTGCGGCAAGGGGGAATAGTCAGCCCGTTTCCGTCGGCGGGCGGGCGTCTGGCGAACGGGGCGATCAGACAGCCTGCGATCGACTGGGAACAGCGGTACCGCCGTACCGTGATCATCAGCGACACCGTGGTCACCGCCTTCGTGGTGGCGGCGATCGGCGAGTTCTTCGGGGCCCGGGACGCGGCCAACTGGCATGAGAAATGGGGCATCCTCGCGTTCGGCACCGAGCTGCTGGTGCTGGGGGCGCTTGCGGTGAGCCGGGCGTGGGCTCCGGCCGTGCTCGGCCAGGGTGCCGAGGAATTCCGCCGGCTCGGGCGCTCACTGTTCACGGCGACCGTCGTACTGGCACTCGGCGGGATCGCCCTCACCTCGCGCAACATCAAGCTCTGGATCTTCGTCGCGATACCCGCGATCGCGCTCGTCACCATGACCGCGCGGTATCTGCTCCGCCTCGGGCTGCACAAACAGCGCAAGGAAGGACGGTGCCTGAGACCGGTGCTCGCCGCCGGGAGCCCGGCGACCGTGCGCGACCTGATCATCCGAACCCGCAAGTTCCCGCACATCGGCTGGCGGGTGGAGGCGGTGTGCACGACGGACGGTCGGGGGCTCGACGGTGACCAACTGGACGGAGTGCCGGTCGTCGGCCGGCTGACGGACGTCGCCAAGCACGTCCACCACGAGGGCTACCGTGTCGTCGCGGTCACTCCGGACCCGCACTGGTCACCTGACCGGCTGCAGCGGCTGGCCTGGAACCTCGAAGGCAGCGACGCCGAGATGGTCGTGGCCCCCGTGCTGATGGAGGTGGCCGGCCCGCGGCTGCACGTCGACGCGGTGCTGGGGATCCCGCTGCTGCGGGTCAGCATGCCGACCTTCACCGGGGGCCGCCGCGCGGTCAAAGGGGTCGTCGACCGGATGGGCGCGGCGATCCTGCTGATCCTCTTCGCGCCGCTGATGGTGCTCGTCGGGCTGCTCGTGCTGATGGACAGTCGGGGTGGGGCGTTCTACCGCCAGCGCAGGGTCGGCAAGGACGGCCGCGAGTTCACCATTCTCAAGTTCCGCACCATGGTCGCCGGGGCCCACGGGGCACGTGCCGAGCTGGCCGACCGCAACGAGGGTGCTGGGCTGCTGTTCAAGCTCCGCCGGGATCCGCGGGTGACCCGGGTGGGAGCAGTGCTGCGCCGGTACTCGCTCGACGAGCTCCCGCAGCTTTTCAACGTGCTCACCGGATCGATGTCGCTCGTCGGTCCGCGGCCTCCGTTACCGGAGGAGTCCGCTGCGTACGGCCCCGACATCCGGCGGCGGCTGCTGGTCAAGCCCGGACTCACCGGCCTGTGGCAGATCAGCGGACGCAGCGACCTGTCGTGGGAGGAGGCGGTCCGGCTGGATCTGCGGTACGTGGAGGACTGGTCGCTCGCCCTGGACACAGTGATCTTGTGGAAGACGCTGCGTGCGGTGCTCTACGGCCAGGGGGCCTACTGA
- a CDS encoding dihydrofolate reductase family protein, whose translation MTKRTGRVICDITISADGYSAGLNQTEERPFGDDGGDGSGDKLHAWMFDTPDENRAEVEGMTAAHAFIMGRNMFGPVRGEWDREWNGWWGDDPPFHAPVFVLTHHAREPEPMDGGTTYYFVTDGIASALAQARAAAGDGDVSVHGGATTINQYLAAGLIDELRLHIVPLTLGAGTRLFEGVPPLKLEQVRSRSASRVTHVTYRVLS comes from the coding sequence ATGACCAAGCGCACGGGCAGGGTGATCTGCGACATCACGATCTCGGCGGACGGCTACTCGGCCGGGCTCAACCAGACCGAGGAGCGCCCGTTCGGCGACGACGGCGGTGACGGCTCGGGCGACAAGCTGCACGCCTGGATGTTCGACACTCCCGACGAGAACCGGGCCGAGGTCGAGGGGATGACCGCCGCCCATGCGTTCATCATGGGGCGCAACATGTTCGGCCCCGTGCGCGGCGAGTGGGACCGGGAGTGGAACGGCTGGTGGGGCGACGATCCGCCGTTCCATGCGCCGGTGTTCGTGCTCACTCACCACGCGCGCGAGCCGGAGCCGATGGACGGCGGCACCACGTACTACTTCGTCACCGACGGAATCGCGTCGGCACTGGCACAGGCGCGCGCGGCGGCCGGTGACGGCGATGTCTCGGTCCATGGCGGCGCGACCACCATCAACCAGTACCTCGCCGCCGGCCTGATCGACGAGCTGCGGCTGCACATCGTGCCGCTCACGCTCGGCGCCGGCACGCGGCTGTTCGAAGGCGTTCCGCCGCTGAAACTGGAGCAGGTGAGGTCGCGGTCGGCGAGCAGGGTCACGCACGTGACCTACCGCGTGCTGTCCTGA